Genomic DNA from Peribacillus sp. FSL H8-0477:
CACTTTGCAGTGCTAAATCGTTTGCTTCGATCCAGTTGACCGCTCCCTGTGCAGTCATCGCTTGAGTACCATTTATCAGTGCCAGGCCTTCCTTTGCAGCAAGTGTAATCGGCGTAATCCCTTCCTGAGTAAAGACCTTCTTAGCTGTTTTAATTTTTCCTTTATAGTAAACCTTTCCTTCTCCAACAAGCACAAGTGCAAGATGTGATAACGGGGCTAGGTCACCAGAAGCACCCAGTGATCCCTGCTGAGGGATGACGGGATGAATGCCCTTATTAAGCAGCGTCACTAATAACTCTACTAATTCAGGACGTATTCCTGAATAACCCTTAATCAGCGCGTTCAATCTTAATAACAGCATCACTCGCGTAACCGTTTCTGGAAAAAGCTCTCCGACTCCGCATGCATGTGAGCGAATTAAATTAAGTTGTAAATCATTCACGTCCTGCTCATTAATTCTCACCTCGCTAAAGCGGCCGAACCCTGTATTAATCCCATATACTGTTATTTTTTCGGAAACTATTCGTTCGACAGCAGCTCGGCTTTTTTTGACATTTTCCATACTCTCCTTACTAATTCGAACGTTTTCTCCCTCATAGCAAATTCGAGCGACTTCAGTCAGCGTCAAATGATTCCCTGTCAGTTCAATCATCTCTTTCCTCCTAATCCTTCTAAAAACAAACAAAAAGAGACGACAATGGCTTATTCACCATCATCGCCTCCTCATAACTAATGAACTCTAGGCAATGTCTTCCTATATATGATTGATTCCCAGTCCGACTGCTTCATGTTCCAGTCCTTTAACTGGTGCACCGATCGTTCCATAAAATGCGACAGCTATCCATTCACCTTCTGCTTCTTCTGTATAAGGTTTACCGCGGACTACGGCAAATGAAAGACCTACTGTCCGTTTCATTTCACCTATAGCGGATTGGCCGCGGGTAACACCCTCTATAGCTTCTAAAATAGCATGATACAGCGCATGCGTTTCTCGGTAATGTTGATCTTCAATTAACCGCTCTCGTTTTGCAGCCGTCTCTACTGCTGCAATTACCTTTTGCAGGTTCATTGATCCAACCCGTCCCTTACAATAACGAATTTCAGTTAAATTAGGATGTAGAAAGTCCATTTCTTCTTCATTTAGTGAGGCAAGCAATACCGCTAGTTTCCCAATTAAAATTCGCTGTGTCATGAAAACACCCTTTTATCCAGATTATTCACTATTATCTAATAACTATCTCTAGTGTAATTGTCCTTCCCAATAAAAGTCAATCAAAAAAACCAGTGCTAACGAAGCACTGGAACGTTATACCTTATCTTGGTAAATTGAATTTAGCAAATTTCTCCTTGAACAGGGCTTTCCCATTATCTCCAATAAAAGGCCCGAATTCTAATGTAAACTTCTTATAGATGTTAAATTCATCTTTATTAAATAAGAACACATGATATTTTTCACCTTGTGACCCTGCTTTAATTTCCCTTGGATTCACGGGTTCTAACATGCCTTCCGAAAACGCTGTTCCTCGGTTTTCATCGATTCTCATCTTAGAAACAAGTGAAAGATTAATAGGCTGGTCTGATTGATTATCAAGATTGAGTTTTACTGTGAGTGCCACAATTCCACTATCACCAAAGTTTTTGAAGCG
This window encodes:
- the hutP gene encoding hut operon transcriptional regulator HutP, with translation MTQRILIGKLAVLLASLNEEEMDFLHPNLTEIRYCKGRVGSMNLQKVIAAVETAAKRERLIEDQHYRETHALYHAILEAIEGVTRGQSAIGEMKRTVGLSFAVVRGKPYTEEAEGEWIAVAFYGTIGAPVKGLEHEAVGLGINHI